One Triplophysa rosa linkage group LG8, Trosa_1v2, whole genome shotgun sequence genomic window, ACTGTTAGCGTCGATAAGCGGCTTTTATTAAAACGGAAACGGAAGCTCGTTCGTGTATTTGCGTTTCGGAACGTTATTGGTCCTGGAAAGAAAGAGCATAAAGGTTGGTGTGTGCGCGTTGTTGCATAGCATGTTCACAATGTACTTTCAACAAGAGGCAAAAGACCACTTAGTATCACAGAGCTAACAAAGATTAATATTCTACGTGGATGTTTTAAAGACTGATATTACTATTGGGCTTTTGACGTGATGCTTTGTCAAGTAATGCGTCGGGTAAGGCGTTGAGTTAACCCAGCCACATTTATGTGTAGTTATAGTTAAATTCAACGAGTGAGCAAAGCCAGTTTATCTTCATAAATCAAACGCGAAAAGAAAACGTTGCACATGCAGCATCGGTTTTAGAGGGAGATCCAGAGCTGACTGTAATGTAACATGCATGCGTTCATTCCTGTTATGCAGTGCAACATTTAATAGTCGCGTGGCGCAATGTGATGAAAAGGCAATATACAAAATTGACTGTATAGTGTCAATATGTCTAATGTAGTCTTTGCTGGCTATACGAACAACGCAACCATTGTTGTATTCACGATTTAATGACTTATGTCGGTCGGTCCTCCTAATAATGGTATATTTGCTGCAGTAAATGAACATTATCGAATGGGAAATCGCTTGTATTGCAGCTGTGCGTAATGCACCATATCTTGAAGAACCGTTTTAATGTATGCAGCTCGCTAGAAAACGACTTTCTGGCGCAATTTTCATGGTCACCTAGTGATGGTGCCCATACCAATTAACGGTAACTCAATGAGAAAACTAAAGTCCTGGAAATATATGCCAAATTTCAGTGTGGCAATAAAGAGAGATTTGACTGTTTTCTTTATCACCTGTagttaaagagaaaatgaaaattctgtcatcatttactcaccctcagattgttccaaacgtTTCTTTAtcctgctgaacacaaaggaagatatttgtaagaatgtcagtaaccaagcagatctcatccccctttgactcccatattatttattttccctaatatggcagtaaatgggggatgagatctgttctggctactttttatttgtttcactCATACAGACAAATCCACATAAGGGTGAAAATATAAAGGATGTTTACTAAAATCTCATGCAGTTTAACTCGCTAGATCTGAGGAATCCATGTATCGCCTTGAAATGAGAAGGTTCTATctacattatgtgatgtttttttcctttacattgtgtacattttggaccttttgtagttttatttacaaagtcaaatgaaatgcaaaaactttgaagcttaATCTCTCAAATCACTCAGAATGCAGATAAAACcttataattttgttttgtggaagtggaaattacatttttaaacaataaatgctctgttttaataaaacattgcaaatgtatttagttatttattgaCAAGCTAGTACATGCAGTTATTGGTTTAATTCCTtggtgcaattattttgttaaaagtaCTTTGGGTGCTGCTGATGTAACCTGTCTTGACTGTTTTAACACTTCTATCATTTTTCTGTGTTGCTTATAGTGTTTAACCTTTTTGTTTAGTTTCAGCTTGAGTGGGGGAAAAAATCAGACACCTGCAGACGATTCCTACATCATGCTTGAAGGAGATGCTAAGAGCCAAGAAACTAACTCAGAAGAGGCAGAAAGCAATGACCATGTTTTATTGAAGAGAGAAATGGGAAATTTAATTTCCAAAGGTCTGCCTTTAAGATCCCAGGACAGGGAAGTAGAGAAACCTTCACCTGCAGCCATTGATTCTCTACCTGAGTGCTTACCCTccaaagaagagagagaaaaagtcTCCTGTGAAACAGATGGAAATAAATCTCCAGAACAGTTAAACACTGCCAAGGAAGGTGACATGGATATAAAAAAATATCCCAGTGAACCAAAAGGTGATTCCAGCGCCACAGATAATGAGGCAACGTTAAGAAAACCAGAAAAAGAGTCTGAAAATAACCAAGACCGGCCTTCAACACTCCATACGTCTATGGAAGATCAGAAGACCACTTTAGAAAAGGAAGTTGACTTAGCTAGTGATATATCCTGTCCTAATGCATCTGCTGATAGCCAATGCAAAGAAGATTCTGACCAAAAAATCCATGAAGATACTGCAGATGATAAAGTTTCTGACATTGCAAATCAAGGGGCCTCACATGTTACACCCTTAAATGCCCATGCAGACCATTCCATGGAAGAAACAACCTCAAAGAATGTATCCCCTATCTCACAAGGGACTACTTCAGAGCAGGACAACCAGAAATCTTTGAGTGAAGGAAGTGCAGATGATAGCACCATGGAAATCAACCAACACAAATCTGCATGTACTAACCATTCTCGGGGACGGCCGCGTAAACAAAAACAGGTTATCAAGTGTGAGGACTGTGGCCGCCAGTTCGCTCATTCCTCAGCATATATCATTCACCGGCGCGTCCACACGGGTGAAAAGCCCTTCGTGTGCCAGGACTGTGACAAAGCTTTCGCTCAACTCTCCAACCTTCGGTCTCACGCTAGAgtccataaaaataaaagacgGAAACACAGACAACAAAGCAGAGCCGCTACAGAGAACGCGACCCAAGCGAGTGTGACTGACAAAGAGGAAAAAGACTGCAGTAATCAAATCGTTTCTTTTAAAaggaggagagggagaggaaaagCGAGACGAAAAGTCAGAGGGAAAGCCCACGCTTGTCCAATATGCAACAAGGTCTTTTCCTTCAAATCTGTCCTTAAAATACACCTTCGAATTCACAGTGGAGAAAAACCGTATTCGTGCAATGTGTGCGGCAAATCCTTTACCCAGGCGTGTACTGCCCGCGTCCATGAGAAAGTGCATTGGCACATCAAGCCGTACCTTTGTTCAAAATGCAATAAGGGATTTTCTCAGATAGGACCACTAAAAGTACACACCTGTGagggtaaaaaacaacaacacacaacCGTTAAAGAAATGGAGTTGGCTGGTGTTGTATCCTACAGGTGTCACTTTTGCAAAAATAGCTTTGGCACAAGAGATGAGTATGAATTACATTTGCAAGGACATACGGATACCCAGCGTTACAGGTGTGACCGTTGCGGTCAGAGGTTCAATCTTCAGTCTGAGCTGAACACACACGGCAAGCATTGTGTTGACATGCGGCTCACAAAAACAAAGGCTTCCAGGTCCAATTCATCTCTAAGGTTACAACCCAAAACCCCTCAGTTGCCAAAAACAACACGAAGTGCAAGTCCAAAGCTGTTTCTTTCAGTAAAATCTCCCACCACTACCCGGAAAGATATTTCCCTGCCAAAAACAAAGGCTTCCAGGTCCAATTCATCTCAAAGGTTACAACCCAAAAACCCTCAGACACCAAAAACAACACGAAGTGCAAGTCCAAAACTGTTTCTTTCAGTAAAATCTCCCACCACTACCTGGAAAGATATTTCCCTACCAAAAAAGGTTAAAAGATACTCTTCATTACTGGCTTGCCCTCCTAAGGTCATGGTTTCATCTGATCGTGACCTGCAGAATAACCTCTATCCCAGTCAGCCAATCAAATTTAGCTATTTTGTATCGCAGTTCAACAGCATCGGCCACAAAGGAGACCCAAGAAAGTACTTCTGTCCGCAGTGTGGACGAATGTTTGGGCACGTAGGAAGGCTGAGAGCCCACATGCTTACCCATGCACGGGGTCAAAGCTTCACTTGTGCTGACTGTAACAGGACTTTTAAAACCTGGAATAAATTTTGGATTCATCAGCGGCTTCATAGACAGAAAAGAGGGCGTTTCTTTTGTCCCAAGTGCGGTCAGGGATTTCGATTTGTGGGCTTGTACAAGGAGCATTTGCAAAAACACCCCGAGCTTAATGCGCACGCCTGTCCGTTCTGTCCTCGCACTTTCCCGACTGCACAACGTCTGAGAAATCACCAGCAGGA contains:
- the si:dkeyp-84f3.9 gene encoding zinc finger protein 41, with protein sequence MLEGDAKSQETNSEEAESNDHVLLKREMGNLISKGLPLRSQDREVEKPSPAAIDSLPECLPSKEEREKVSCETDGNKSPEQLNTAKEGDMDIKKYPSEPKGDSSATDNEATLRKPEKESENNQDRPSTLHTSMEDQKTTLEKEVDLASDISCPNASADSQCKEDSDQKIHEDTADDKVSDIANQGASHVTPLNAHADHSMEETTSKNVSPISQGTTSEQDNQKSLSEGSADDSTMEINQHKSACTNHSRGRPRKQKQVIKCEDCGRQFAHSSAYIIHRRVHTGEKPFVCQDCDKAFAQLSNLRSHARVHKNKRRKHRQQSRAATENATQASVTDKEEKDCSNQIVSFKRRRGRGKARRKVRGKAHACPICNKVFSFKSVLKIHLRIHSGEKPYSCNVCGKSFTQACTARVHEKVHWHIKPYLCSKCNKGFSQIGPLKVHTCEGKKQQHTTVKEMELAGVVSYRCHFCKNSFGTRDEYELHLQGHTDTQRYRCDRCGQRFNLQSELNTHGKHCVDMRLTKTKASRSNSSLRLQPKTPQLPKTTRSASPKLFLSVKSPTTTRKDISLPKTKASRSNSSQRLQPKNPQTPKTTRSASPKLFLSVKSPTTTWKDISLPKKVKRYSSLLACPPKVMVSSDRDLQNNLYPSQPIKFSYFVSQFNSIGHKGDPRKYFCPQCGRMFGHVGRLRAHMLTHARGQSFTCADCNRTFKTWNKFWIHQRLHRQKRGRFFCPKCGQGFRFVGLYKEHLQKHPELNAHACPFCPRTFPTAQRLRNHQQEWHRSSMPYICDICGKGFASADMLKRHNVVHYTNSQMETHFNVDMQPSVRPYECATCSASFENLDSLFQHQFSHTSDNKEARQGKSLWKQRDAKDDHSYMQSNLSLYSRHNRDYSSGQYADQTADVRAGISQNSSHLGFQLQRRINADTRSRTTTLPRLPSNAHSIPDYPADDMEMDEMPVHANDKSLSVQKLNGSRQPPSGIKTETTVDLVCTECSACFTDILALHSHYLEHARGDILV